The Vibrio gazogenes DNA segment ATCACCCCCTGTAAATTGCAGACACAAGACCGACTCATCACCGTGTGTTTCAGTCGTCACAAAACCAAAGCGTCTTAAAATTCGGGTCATCCCTTGACGAACCGTGTGATATTTCACGCATTGATACCCTTGAGAGCGAACCGCATCGATTATCACGGGTGCCGCTTGTTTGAGCCCTTTGCCGGTCAGCGCCAGAATCAGATATTCGTTTTCATCGGTCACATAGCCGACGAAGCGCACCGCAACCCCTTTACCTTTTAACTGGTAGAAGCTGGCGCGTTTACTCAGGACGGCATCACAGCAAAACTTGTATTCATATTTTGCATCTTTCAGGCGGTTGAAGGCCGGACGGAGCAAAGAAAACTGAGCTTTGATATCAGCCCGATTCGGGCGGATAAGTGTAAATTTCATTTCTTCACCACCACAAACGTAATTGCAGCAATCACAAGGATGATCGGCAGGTTCTGCATCAAACGCTGTCCCGCACTGCCGCTGAAGTTAATCGCCCCGTTGGTGATGCCCCCGATGGAATTTCTGGCGGTTGCCGTTGCATCACCGGCAGCACCACCGCCCGCATTAATCGGCATGGTGCCGGAGTTCGTCAATCCGCCTCCGATAGTTGGGATCATTTCATCTCCTTAACCAGCCGGTAAGTGAGATAACACCCGCCCCCAATGGCTGACAGCTTGACTAACTTCCCCACACCGGAGCCAGCCCAGAAACCACCCCCGAACCCTAGTACCCCTGTTGCAACGGGGATCAGATAAATCAATGGTATTGGCATTGCCGCCCCCTATTTTTTAGCCGCCATGACCACAATCCCAATCAGGAGTAATGCACCCAGACCGCCCCCGATATACAGGAGGGTCTTGTCATTGCCTTGTGGTGCCGGTGTGACTTTGTTGCCGTTATCATCGGCCTGATGGGTTGCCTGTGGCTGGGTATTGGCGTTGACCGAACTGTTATCACTGGTAGCGGCTCCGACAAGGTTGTCGAAGCCTTCACCGACGCTATCGAGTAAGCCGGAGCCAAAATTACTTAAATCATCTAAGAACGCCATGATTGCCCCCTTACTTAATCAGGTCGGGGCGAACGATTTTGACGGACTCAACAATGATCGGGATCGAGCCGACAGCACTGTCGGTTTTCACCGTAAATTTCAGCTCGTTGGTGTGCGCGGTCTGAAATAGTTCATCAATAAAATAACCGCGCATAATCGGATCGAAGTGATACATCCCTGATTGCCAGAATCGACGATTGCGTTTGGCACGCATCGTTTCAACTGCGCGGGTTGTGTCGTACACCTTGATATAATCGCGGTGAATTTCGAGTGAGTTCACAGTTTCTGACAAGAAATGCATCCGACGAACCAGCAATAACGGACCTGATACAAGATCGAGAAATTCGTTTTCGGTTGATGTCGCTTGCATGGTTTGTTTTTTGATTTGCGGCACGACAATGCGTACACCCTGAGCGGGGGAGACGGTCGCATGACCTTTGAGCACCACACCTGATGCATTGCCGCTCGTATCCGGTGCAATCTCCACCTCAAGGATAATATTGTCTCCGGCCTCGGTCACAAGGGCGGTGTAACGCATCCCGTTTTTCGTTTTGGCGGTAATGTCAGCCAGTGGAATATGATAAAAACCATCAATTGACGGCATCCCTTTGTAAGCTTCAAGGGATTTCATCAACTTGCCGTCAAGGACAATGATTTCATCACCGTTTAAGGTAATCGAAACCCGTTTAATCTGCTCCGGTGACAGGTTGGTTTCAAGAAAGATTTCTTCATAGACGGGGCCGGTTGGGATCACCATTGAGGCTTTTTCTCCGTAGGCGACGCCCGTAAATGAATTAAGTCGCATCACTGAATTCATACGCTCTCCCCTTAACCGATCGCGTCTTCAACAGAATCAACGTTATTTGATGCCCAGACCACGCCAGCGGCAACCACTGCGGCAATCAGGCCGACCACAGCGATATTCTTTGCGGATAATCTCATGTTTGCTCCAATAAAAAACCGCCCAACATTAGGCGGTCTGTATCAAAGCACACGATTCACAACCGATGCCTAACCCGATTGTGAATCGGGTTTAGAATAAATGTGATTTGAGTCGCATTTCACCATCGAATCGCCCCTTTTTGATAGGCTTTTCCATCCTGTAGCAGATACTCAAGCGGGTTTAACCGGTCGATTTCATCGGCTGATATGCCAGTCATTTTTTCTAAATAAATTGCACTGGTATGGGTTTTTTGCATCATCACACAGGCGCGCTGACAGTTATCAATGATGGTTTTGGAAACCTCCTGACCGCGCTGAAACAGGTTAATCGAATGCAGATTGAACTTGCGTCCCAGTCGCAAAATTTTGCCATGATAACCGGTGGCTTTTCCTGCATTCTCGCTGTGCTCGGCAACTTCTTCACAAATGATTTTGAGCGGCTTTGGATGTTTACCATTCCCACAGCCCCAAACCACCCTACAAAAGCGGTCAAAGTCTTTGACGGTGGTTTCATGCTTCGGTTGGTAGGCTATCTTAAACCCCTGCCGTGTTTTACGTCCTGCAATCATGGCGGTGGCAAAGTCTTTGATGTTGTCATACCCCCGAACGACTCGCCCCGCCAGTGTGCCGGTATAGTCCCCGACTGGATCAAAGATAGCGACTTGATCGGTGGCGTGGATAAAGAGTTTCTTTGCGGCTGAGGTCTTACCGCTGCCACTCATCCCAACCGCATAGACATGACCATTGTGCAGCGCATTATTAGGGTTAATCGGCTGCATGGTCTGGCTCTCCGTCCTCTTTGGCCGCTTGGATTTCTTTGGCTCGGTCAAGGGCTTTGAGTTCTTTCACCTGATGATACGATGAAAACCCGAGTGCCCCCGCAGCCATGACAAAGGTCAGCTCTTCTTTGTACTGGACAAGCCACGGGGGAAGCTCACCCCCGTATTTGACAAACAGTGGCGCGGCTGCCCCTGCCACCCCTTTAACCTGGGCTTCATCAAATACAAAATCTTTGTGTACGAACTGCCGGATCACTTCTTCAGTGACGCCTATCACCGCCATTGATGTTGCTTCACCTGTTGCCAGTGCTGCCGCCTCTTTGGGGTCGGTTTTGGCTATGGCTTCATCAGGGTTAAAATCCTGCTCGGTGATTTCACTCAGTAATGCATCTTCATCGGCTTTTGAATGGGTTTCGAAACCGATCTCATGTTGTGCATCGTTTTCTGAATATTCCGTTAGATTTTCCATTAAGACACCACCTTGATTGCTTTAATCAGACCCCCGAACACCACGCCTAAAGCGCCCCCTAATCCCATGCAGGCAAGGGTGGTCATTGGCTTTGATTCCGCTTCTGGTTTGGGTTCCGGATTGGGTTTATTTTCCGTTTGTTTTTCCGTCTGGATTGGCAATGATTCCGGTTGGTTCATCTCGTCAATCTGAGCCTGAACCGCTTCAAGGGGCTGAAAGGCTTTCATTTCCGCTTGGGCTGCTTTGCCGGTTCGGGTATCTGGGCCACAGTCACAGCGACCGTGAACAAAGGCCGAGCGTTTGCCTTTG contains these protein-coding regions:
- a CDS encoding major capsid protein P2, producing MNSVMRLNSFTGVAYGEKASMVIPTGPVYEEIFLETNLSPEQIKRVSITLNGDEIIVLDGKLMKSLEAYKGMPSIDGFYHIPLADITAKTKNGMRYTALVTEAGDNIILEVEIAPDTSGNASGVVLKGHATVSPAQGVRIVVPQIKKQTMQATSTENEFLDLVSGPLLLVRRMHFLSETVNSLEIHRDYIKVYDTTRAVETMRAKRNRRFWQSGMYHFDPIMRGYFIDELFQTAHTNELKFTVKTDSAVGSIPIIVESVKIVRPDLIK
- a CDS encoding ATPase, coding for MQPINPNNALHNGHVYAVGMSGSGKTSAAKKLFIHATDQVAIFDPVGDYTGTLAGRVVRGYDNIKDFATAMIAGRKTRQGFKIAYQPKHETTVKDFDRFCRVVWGCGNGKHPKPLKIICEEVAEHSENAGKATGYHGKILRLGRKFNLHSINLFQRGQEVSKTIIDNCQRACVMMQKTHTSAIYLEKMTGISADEIDRLNPLEYLLQDGKAYQKGAIRW